In the Scylla paramamosain isolate STU-SP2022 chromosome 14, ASM3559412v1, whole genome shotgun sequence genome, one interval contains:
- the LOC135106845 gene encoding uncharacterized protein LOC135106845, with product MLRERTTTARELRSPGLNRAARHREPLHRSECDTSEQIRAGVTDQCSCVYETPLPTTLTNIKNSSSRTRHFKEESAAYVVYFEAVSEVLATMLRGAVARTVCMAQASARTFPQRFSAETSPGHDIAAKLWGGRCLEGVRGLHVGLVSCKAEGRKEMLASMPRRDEGTEGEGTIVIDSNIRGSDGSFPDENTPDLLFDGVRFADLPIIHAKFSKNNTLLTLTDSKGVAEMFRSCGIEGFKNTRKGTNIAAQATAISLAVRAINKGVRNVRVAVKGLGPGRMSAVKGLTMGGLNVVSITDCTPIMFTNSPRPRKAKKL from the exons ATGCTACGGGAGAGGACAACCACAGCCCGAGAGTTGAGAAGCCCAGGGCTCAACCGTGCGGCAAGGCATCGGGAACCCTTACATAGAAGCGAATGTGACACTAGCGAGCAGATCAGAGCAGGAGTGACCGATCAATGTTCGTGTGTCTACGAGACACCGCTTCCAACAACTCTAACAAATATCAAG AATTCCTCCTCCCGTACTCGCCATTTCAAAGAAGAAAGTGCAGCGTATGTGGTGTATTTTGAAGCCGTGAGCGAGGTGCTGGCCACGATGTTACGGGGCGCCGTAGCAAGGACCGTCTGCATGGCCCAGGCCTCCGCCAGGACGTTCCCCCAGCGATTTTCGGCTGAAACAAGTCCTGGGCATGATATTGCGGCGAAATTGTGGGGAGGAAGGTGTTTGGAGGGCGTGAGGGGCCTGCATGTGGGCCTGGTCAGCTGCAAAGCGGAGGGACGCAAGGAAATGTTGGCCTCCATGCCCAGGCGGGACGAGGGCACCGAGGGCGAAGGCACCATCGTCATAGACTCCAACATCAGAGG GAGTGACGGGTCGTTTCCAGATGAGAACACCCCAGACTTGTTGTTTGATGGGGTACGATTTGCAGACCTCCCAATCATTCATGCAAAGTTTTCCAAAAATAACACCCTTCTGACACTAACAGATTCTAAAG GTGTGGCTGAGATGTTCAGGTCATGTGGCATTGAAGGATTCAAGAATACCAGAAAAGGAACCAACATTGCTGCTCAAGCCACAGCTATCAGCCTAGCTGTG AGAGCGATCAACAAAGGTGTTCGGAATGTGAGGGTAGCTGTGAAGGGACTTGGACCTGGCCGAATG tcagcagtgaaggggttaacAATGGGCGGCCTGAACGTGGTTTCCATCACGGACTGCACGCCCATCATGTTTACGAACTCGCCGAGGCCGAGGAAAGCCAAGAAACTATAG
- the LOC135106843 gene encoding uncharacterized protein LOC135106843 isoform X2: MRLISTDNESRDIQESTITSEGKNNEKNHSEEGNETRKSIVIKEEWIQPPPHLLELQTPTPAVLTKRRRTVLSIADKADLIRRMHEGESQKQLALEYGIGTSTVSDLKKHEVEILRHVEANGELVARNRRKLESGAKADVEEAVLDWLLKEVSRGREVSGSEVMARARQEHLRLRGTTEFRASTGWLERFKRRYNIRAFKPGQESSWQRTVPRSIFGEKGTRGRRRGRPSHTMPTKVRPRDVLEQVFEGSSSLLKSEVESPEEGEYLEYKGDEELFTDNETTTFQPVVRLEEGHFTFNIPPVEEIPSASEAASLLSKALVWAAAQQDTTPQELFVMKELQTKAAMRSIGKSPH; this comes from the exons ATGAGATTGAT cTCTACAGACAATGAGTCTCGTGACATTCAGGAATCAACCATTACATCAGAAGGcaagaataacgaaaaaaatcattcagaggagggaaatgaaacCAGGAAAAGCATCGTTATCAAAGAGGAGTGGATACAGCCTCCTCCTCACTTGTTGGAGCTCCAAACTCCAACCCCAGCAG TGCTCACCAAACGGCGACGAACAGTGCTGTCCATTGCTGATAAAGCCGATTTGATACGGCGAATGCACGAGGGAGAGTCTCAAAAGCAGTTGGCACTTGAATATGGCATCGGCACTTCAACCGTTTCCGATCTGAAAAAACATGAAGTTGAAATCCTTAGGCACGTGGAGGCCAATGGTGAACTAGTCGCCAGGAATAGGAGGAAGCTCGAGTCCGGAGCCAAAGCTGATGTCGAGGAGGCTGTTCTGGATTGGTTATtgaag GAGGTcagtagaggaagagaggtatCTGGATCCGAGGTAATGGCGCGCGCCCGCCAAGAACATCTCCGACTGCGAGGCACCACCGAATTCCGTGCAAGCACCGGATGGCTTGAAAGATTCAAGCGACGGTACAACATCCGGGCCTTCAAGCCGGGTCAGGAGAGCAGTTGGCAACGCACAGTTCCAAGATCAATTTTCGGAGAGAAAGGCACAAGAGGTAGACGGCGAGGCCGTCCCTCCCATACCATGCCCACCAAAGTTCGTCCCCGTGATGTATTGGAACAAGTATTCGAAGGCTCCTCATCTTTGCTAAAATCTGAGGTCGAGAGTCCAGAAGAAGGCGAGTATTTGGAGTATAAGGGCGACGAAGAGTTGTTCACGGACAACGAAACCACCACCTTCCAGCCTGTTGTCCGCCTCGAGGAAGGACACTTTACTTTTAATATTCCTCCGGTTGAGGAAATTCCTTCTGCCAGCGAGGCGGCGAGCCTTCTCTCCAAAGCACTAGTGTGGGCAGCAGCACAACAAGACACTACACCTCAAGAACTGTTTGTCATGAAGGAATTACAGACAAAAGCAGCAATGCGAAGCATTGGGAAGAGTCCTCACTGA
- the LOC135106843 gene encoding uncharacterized protein LOC135106843 isoform X1: MKTIMNIATSMSTQQTPVSSASSQPADTKSLCFPLSSTDNESRDIQESTITSEGKNNEKNHSEEGNETRKSIVIKEEWIQPPPHLLELQTPTPAVLTKRRRTVLSIADKADLIRRMHEGESQKQLALEYGIGTSTVSDLKKHEVEILRHVEANGELVARNRRKLESGAKADVEEAVLDWLLKEVSRGREVSGSEVMARARQEHLRLRGTTEFRASTGWLERFKRRYNIRAFKPGQESSWQRTVPRSIFGEKGTRGRRRGRPSHTMPTKVRPRDVLEQVFEGSSSLLKSEVESPEEGEYLEYKGDEELFTDNETTTFQPVVRLEEGHFTFNIPPVEEIPSASEAASLLSKALVWAAAQQDTTPQELFVMKELQTKAAMRSIGKSPH, translated from the exons ATGAAAACCATCATGAATATTGCTACTAGCATGTCAACCCAGCAGACTCCGGTTAGCTCGGCCTCCAGCCAACCCGCAGACACTAAAtcgctttgttttcctctcagcTCTACAGACAATGAGTCTCGTGACATTCAGGAATCAACCATTACATCAGAAGGcaagaataacgaaaaaaatcattcagaggagggaaatgaaacCAGGAAAAGCATCGTTATCAAAGAGGAGTGGATACAGCCTCCTCCTCACTTGTTGGAGCTCCAAACTCCAACCCCAGCAG TGCTCACCAAACGGCGACGAACAGTGCTGTCCATTGCTGATAAAGCCGATTTGATACGGCGAATGCACGAGGGAGAGTCTCAAAAGCAGTTGGCACTTGAATATGGCATCGGCACTTCAACCGTTTCCGATCTGAAAAAACATGAAGTTGAAATCCTTAGGCACGTGGAGGCCAATGGTGAACTAGTCGCCAGGAATAGGAGGAAGCTCGAGTCCGGAGCCAAAGCTGATGTCGAGGAGGCTGTTCTGGATTGGTTATtgaag GAGGTcagtagaggaagagaggtatCTGGATCCGAGGTAATGGCGCGCGCCCGCCAAGAACATCTCCGACTGCGAGGCACCACCGAATTCCGTGCAAGCACCGGATGGCTTGAAAGATTCAAGCGACGGTACAACATCCGGGCCTTCAAGCCGGGTCAGGAGAGCAGTTGGCAACGCACAGTTCCAAGATCAATTTTCGGAGAGAAAGGCACAAGAGGTAGACGGCGAGGCCGTCCCTCCCATACCATGCCCACCAAAGTTCGTCCCCGTGATGTATTGGAACAAGTATTCGAAGGCTCCTCATCTTTGCTAAAATCTGAGGTCGAGAGTCCAGAAGAAGGCGAGTATTTGGAGTATAAGGGCGACGAAGAGTTGTTCACGGACAACGAAACCACCACCTTCCAGCCTGTTGTCCGCCTCGAGGAAGGACACTTTACTTTTAATATTCCTCCGGTTGAGGAAATTCCTTCTGCCAGCGAGGCGGCGAGCCTTCTCTCCAAAGCACTAGTGTGGGCAGCAGCACAACAAGACACTACACCTCAAGAACTGTTTGTCATGAAGGAATTACAGACAAAAGCAGCAATGCGAAGCATTGGGAAGAGTCCTCACTGA